ACAATCACTTCCAGCGCACCGGCAAATGGCGCACCTACGATCATAAACAGACCTGCAACGGCAAGAAGTGAGACAATCAGGCTAAGTAAGGCATGTACCGGGTTCGTATTGGTCACAACACGAACCGTAGAAACGATGGCCACGAGGGCCATTAAATAAAATGGCCACATCATGGTAATAGACTCCGTACATCAACAGGTGCACTTTCACGCTGTGCTTCACCCTTGCCTTTGCCTGCAACTGCCATACCGGTCACGCGGTAGAAGTTATAGTCAGGGTATTTACCAGGGCCAGAAATCAGCAAGTGTTCTTTTTCATAGACCAGGTCTTGACGAACATACTCACTCAGCTCGAAGTCCGGTGTCATTTGAATGGCAGTCGTTGGACAGGCTTCTTCACACATACCGCAGAAAATACAGCGAGAGAAGTTGATACGGAAAAACTCCGGATACCAGCGACCATCTTCTTTTTCTGCTTTTTGTAGTGAGATACAGCCTACTGGACACGCAACCGCACACAGGTTACATGCCACACAACGCTCTTCGCCATCCGGGTCACGCGTCAATACAATACGACCACGGAAACGTGGCGGCACGATTTCTTCGGCTGGGACTTCTGGGTAAAGAATGGTGTCACGTTTACGTGTTGCGTGGCTGAACACCATCCACAACGAACGTACGATTGACCCGAATCCAGCTAGAAATTTAAACATTTTGTTCTCCCTGCTGTCTTAGGCCTGATTCAACAGAATCACAGCACCAGTCACCAAAAGGTTAACCAACGCCAATGGCAAGCAAATTTTCCAACCAAAGTTCATCACTTGGTCATAACGTGGACGCATCAAAGAGCCACGTGCCAATACGAACATCATGACAAAGAAAGCAGTCTTGATAATGAACCAGAATGCCGGTGGCAAGAAATCCAGACCGAACGGCGCTAACCAGCCACCAAAGAATAAGGTTACGATTAATGCTGAGATCAATACCACGTTAACGTATTCCGCAACGAAGAACATGCCCCATTTCATCCCGCCGTATTCTACGTGATAACCTTCGGCCAGTTCCTGTTCTGCTTCCGGCTGGTCAAATGGATGACGGTGAGTTACCGCTACCCCTGCGACCACAAAGATCAGGAAGCCCAGGAACTGAGGAATAACAAACCAGACGTCTTTTTGTGCTTCTACGATTTCACGCATGTTGAATGAGCCGGCAATTGCCACTACACCCATCAGCGAGATGCCGAGGAACACTTCATAAGAAATCGTTTGTGCTGCTGAACGCAGACCACCTAGCAGTGCATATTTGTTGTTAGATGACCAGCCACCAAACAGCACTGCGTAGACTGCAATCCCTGCCATCGCCATAAAGAACAGCAGACCGATGCTCATATCTGCCACACCCAAATACGGTGAAACAGGAATGACCATGAATGACAGCACCGCTGTTGCCATCGCAACGCCTGGTGCCATACGGAATGTCAATTTATCAGCAAATTTTGGTGTCCAGTCTTCCTTGAACATGATTTTCAGCATGTCGGCAACAATCTGGAACATACCGCCCGGACCTACACGGTTCGGACCGTAACGGTCTTGCCACAAGCCGAGTAAACGACGCTCAATGAAAGACATCAACGCTGCAACCAATACCACAACAAGTAAGATTACGATCGCTTGAAGTACTGAATAGGCGATTGGCCAGTTTTCAGCCCACAGCGGCGTTTGACGGATTAATTCTTGTTCCATGAATTACACTCCTACCGCGACTGAAACAGGCTCTGCAAGAGATACCGTCGGTGCAAGACCGATTGGGTAGCCAATACAACCTGTTGGTAAGTATTCAATCACTTGAACTGGAAGAACGATCGAGTTATCCCCTGCTTTCACAGTAATTTTCTGACCATCCTGAACATTCAAGCGCGCTGCATCCTGTTCACCGACGGCAAAAACCGCTTCAGGAATACGTGATTCCATCGCCGGTGTTTTCACGGTAAATTCGCCGGAAGCAAAAATGTGATGCATCGGAACCAGACGGAAGCTGCCAGCATTCGCAACCACTGGGGCTGGTGCAACGAAAGTACGTGCTGGACGTTTTGGTAGACGATCAAACAGACGAACGCCTGAATCACCACCTTTCAGATGGCCACCCACGTTGTCCTGGAACTTGTTCCACGCTTGTGGAGAGTTCCAGCCTGCCGACCATGCGAACGGTACCAGCGCAGATGGTGTCTGGTCACCGACATAACCTTCCATTGAGAAAGTTAAGGCAGAATCTTTGTCCACGGGCTGTTTAGGCTCGTGTACAGATAATGGCGCACGCATCGAAGTACGACCTGAATAACGGCGTGGTTCACGTGCCACTTTCAGACCATGTACACGGAAGCCCGCATCAGGTGCCACATCCAAAATACCTTCTAAAGCAGGTACGTTTTTCGCTACAGACTCGATCACATCATCCAGCAAGGTCCATGAAATGGCTTTACCTTTCACGCCCGTTTCAATCGCATGTAACCAGCGCCAAGATTCCTTGATCGCCAATTCCGGATTGTAATAGCTTGGGTCATATACCTGATAGAAACGCTGTGCGCGGCCTTCCTGAGAAACCACTGTACCATCGCCTTCAGCAAAGCTTGCAGCAGACAGTACAATGTTGGCTTTCTTCACCGTTTCTGTTTCTGAATGATCAAGCACAATCACTTCTTTGCCAGCAAGTGCAGCGTCGACTTGGGTCTGCGGTAAACGACGGTAAAGGTCATTTTCAACAATCACGACTGTGTCGAAGTCTTGGGCAAAAGCTTGTTCCAGACTGTTACCACCCAGAATTGCAAGCCCCATTGAGTTCACTTCTGGAACAGTCAAGGTTAAGCCTGCATTACCCAGATTTTGTGCTACTTGTGCAGCCGCTTCCATAATGGCAGCGTCTTGCAAGCTGGTACCAGAGACAATCAATGGTTTTTTCGCAGCTTTCAGGGTATCAGCAATGGTTTGGGCAAATGCTTTAGCAGCATCGTCCAGACCTGTGATGACTTCACCTTTTACACCCGCAGCAATTGCAAAGCCTAAA
The nucleotide sequence above comes from Acinetobacter sp. 10FS3-1. Encoded proteins:
- the nuoI gene encoding NADH-quinone oxidoreductase subunit NuoI, which produces MFKFLAGFGSIVRSLWMVFSHATRKRDTILYPEVPAEEIVPPRFRGRIVLTRDPDGEERCVACNLCAVACPVGCISLQKAEKEDGRWYPEFFRINFSRCIFCGMCEEACPTTAIQMTPDFELSEYVRQDLVYEKEHLLISGPGKYPDYNFYRVTGMAVAGKGKGEAQRESAPVDVRSLLP
- the nuoH gene encoding NADH-quinone oxidoreductase subunit NuoH → MEQELIRQTPLWAENWPIAYSVLQAIVILLVVVLVAALMSFIERRLLGLWQDRYGPNRVGPGGMFQIVADMLKIMFKEDWTPKFADKLTFRMAPGVAMATAVLSFMVIPVSPYLGVADMSIGLLFFMAMAGIAVYAVLFGGWSSNNKYALLGGLRSAAQTISYEVFLGISLMGVVAIAGSFNMREIVEAQKDVWFVIPQFLGFLIFVVAGVAVTHRHPFDQPEAEQELAEGYHVEYGGMKWGMFFVAEYVNVVLISALIVTLFFGGWLAPFGLDFLPPAFWFIIKTAFFVMMFVLARGSLMRPRYDQVMNFGWKICLPLALVNLLVTGAVILLNQA